From Synechococcus sp. A10-1-5-1, a single genomic window includes:
- a CDS encoding CPP1-like family protein produces the protein MNQEPESSSTGSQPSPYERLGIETTAGFEAVQAAKQARLDEVGENPQARAQIEAAYDSVLMDRLKERQQGKVSTAALNASAREAKAPTSASPARPSLPSLPKLPALPRPSLPSSSWSLPRLELAEGQQRWLPVGGFALLTVLLLFTPASSAELVLALSTLFSVVLLQRRNRRFLQAVGFSVLLLSLGLALGALLLQVLDPSLPLGLPLDAHQVQSLPALLLLLLGALLIA, from the coding sequence ATGAACCAGGAGCCTGAATCCTCCTCGACCGGTTCCCAGCCCAGTCCCTACGAGCGCCTGGGCATTGAGACCACAGCGGGCTTTGAAGCGGTGCAGGCTGCCAAGCAGGCTCGCCTCGATGAGGTGGGTGAGAACCCCCAGGCTCGGGCCCAGATCGAGGCGGCCTACGACTCCGTTTTGATGGACCGGCTGAAGGAACGTCAGCAGGGAAAGGTCAGCACCGCCGCCCTGAATGCTTCGGCACGGGAGGCCAAGGCTCCAACCTCCGCTTCCCCCGCGCGCCCATCGCTTCCGTCTTTACCCAAGCTCCCGGCCCTGCCCAGGCCCTCGCTTCCCTCCAGTTCCTGGTCTCTTCCCAGGTTGGAGTTGGCCGAGGGACAGCAGCGTTGGCTGCCGGTTGGCGGTTTTGCCCTGTTGACGGTGCTGCTGCTGTTCACGCCGGCGTCCTCGGCTGAGCTGGTGCTGGCCCTCTCCACCCTGTTCAGCGTGGTGCTCTTGCAGCGCCGCAATCGGCGCTTCCTGCAGGCGGTTGGCTTCAGTGTTTTGTTGCTCAGCCTGGGCCTGGCCCTTGGGGCCCTGCTGCTTCAGGTCCTCGACCCGAGCCTGCCCCTGGGGCTTCCCCTTGATGCCCACCAGGTGCAGAGCCTTCCGGCCCTGCTCCTCTTGCTGCTGGGTGCTCTGCTGATTGCTTAA
- a CDS encoding peptide chain release factor 3: MTSSSVSTTPELEALAEAVSRRRNFAIISHPDAGKTTLTEKLLLYGGAIQQAGAVKAKGEQRKVTSDWMELEKQRGISITSTVLQFDYSGSTINLLDTPGHQDFSEDTYRTLAAADNAVMLEDAAKGLEPQTRKLFEVCRMRQIPIFTFINKMDRPGREPLELLDEIEQDLGLACWPVNWPIGSGDRFRGVIDRRSQEVILFQRAERGRASEEKVLSVDEARGTGAVEEELLDAALEELELLEAAGNELDLELVHAGELSPVFFGSAMTNFGVRPFLDAFLELAQKPTPRSSSAGEIEPVRPGFSGFVFKLQANMDPRHRDRVAFVRVCSGKFEKDMTVQHARTGKTIRLSRPQKLFGQDRAVVEDAYPGDVIGLNNPGMFAIGDTLYLGSKVEYEGIPCFSPEIFAWLRNPNPSAFKSFRKGVNELREEGAVQILYDTDQSKRDPILAAVGQLQLEVVQYRLESEYGVQTRLEPLGFSVARWVVGGWSELEKVGRIFNCKTVRDAWDRPVLLFKNDWNLNQLAEDHPDLELSAVAPVVSGVEPIAL; the protein is encoded by the coding sequence ATGACCAGCAGCAGCGTGAGCACGACCCCTGAGCTCGAGGCCTTGGCGGAGGCCGTCTCCCGCCGCCGCAACTTCGCGATCATTTCCCACCCCGACGCGGGTAAGACCACCCTTACAGAGAAGTTGCTCCTGTATGGGGGTGCGATCCAACAGGCCGGAGCCGTGAAGGCCAAGGGCGAGCAGCGCAAGGTCACGTCCGACTGGATGGAGCTGGAGAAACAGCGGGGCATTTCCATTACCTCCACGGTCCTGCAGTTCGACTACAGCGGCAGCACGATCAACCTGCTGGATACCCCGGGTCACCAGGATTTTTCCGAAGACACCTACCGGACCTTGGCGGCTGCGGACAACGCGGTGATGCTTGAGGACGCTGCGAAGGGCCTCGAGCCTCAGACCCGCAAGTTGTTTGAGGTCTGCCGGATGCGCCAGATCCCGATCTTCACCTTCATCAACAAGATGGATCGGCCTGGGCGTGAGCCGCTCGAGCTGCTGGATGAGATTGAACAGGATCTGGGGCTTGCTTGTTGGCCGGTGAACTGGCCAATCGGCAGCGGTGATCGCTTTCGGGGCGTGATCGATCGCCGCAGTCAGGAGGTGATCCTGTTTCAACGGGCCGAGCGGGGCCGGGCTTCTGAAGAGAAGGTGCTCAGCGTTGATGAAGCCCGGGGCACTGGAGCGGTTGAAGAGGAGTTGCTGGATGCGGCCCTCGAAGAATTGGAACTGTTGGAGGCCGCTGGCAACGAGCTCGACCTGGAGCTGGTCCATGCCGGAGAGCTGAGCCCGGTGTTCTTTGGTTCAGCCATGACCAACTTCGGGGTGCGGCCGTTCCTCGATGCCTTCTTGGAGTTGGCCCAGAAACCCACCCCCCGCTCCAGCAGTGCCGGCGAGATTGAACCGGTGCGGCCGGGCTTCAGCGGGTTCGTCTTCAAGCTGCAGGCCAACATGGATCCCCGCCACCGCGACCGGGTGGCCTTTGTGCGGGTTTGCAGCGGCAAGTTTGAGAAGGACATGACGGTGCAGCACGCCCGCACCGGCAAGACCATTCGTCTTTCCCGCCCGCAGAAACTCTTCGGTCAGGACCGGGCGGTGGTGGAGGACGCCTACCCCGGTGATGTCATCGGTCTGAACAACCCTGGGATGTTCGCCATTGGCGACACCCTCTACCTCGGCTCCAAGGTCGAATACGAAGGGATCCCTTGCTTCAGCCCGGAGATCTTCGCCTGGCTACGGAACCCGAACCCCTCGGCCTTCAAGAGCTTCCGTAAGGGCGTCAATGAGCTTCGGGAAGAGGGTGCGGTTCAGATCCTCTACGACACCGATCAGAGCAAGCGCGATCCGATCTTGGCGGCCGTGGGCCAACTGCAACTTGAGGTGGTCCAGTACCGCCTTGAGAGCGAGTACGGCGTGCAGACCCGCCTTGAACCGCTGGGGTTCTCTGTAGCCCGTTGGGTCGTGGGTGGCTGGAGTGAACTGGAGAAGGTCGGGCGGATCTTCAACTGCAAAACCGTTCGTGATGCCTGGGATCGTCCGGTTCTGCTGTTCAAGAACGACTGGAATCTCAACCAGTTGGCTGAGGATCATCCCGACCTCGAGCTCAGTGCTGTGGCCCCGGTGGTCAGTGGTGTGGAGCCCATTGCCCTTTAA